CCATTATGTATTGAATCCCCCTCTGAAACAAGTTATGTTTCAATGTAGTCCTTTCGATTTCTCTATCAATTTCTCTTTCTTTCTCTCTTTTGGTGACTCGACGATATAGGAGCGCGCGATGAATACTCGTCATCTGCTTTTTACGTTGGTCTTTACCTTGTCAACGTTACTACCTATCATAGCGAACTCGGCACCAACCGTAGCCAGAGTCGATCCCCATCATTACGATAAATTGATCACCGGTGAGGAACCGTTACCGAGTTGGGATCTACTTCCCAATGATCGCTTACCAGACCCCCCTCCCATGCTTGACACTATTGGTTCGGTGTTTCGTGCCGGGCGGACATGGTATGATCTCCAGCATAACGGTACTTGTGGTAGAATGATTGCCAAGGATTCACTCGGTTTTGTACACATGGTATGGATGCGGGGATTCGATTCTGCTGCTGTCACTCGTCATATCAGCTACAATGTGTTCAACACCGCCACAAGTGCCTTTACCCTTGGAGCGAATGGTACGCAAGTTCCACCCCAGACGGTAACTCGGAGTGGTTTTACATCGATGGGACTTCTGCAAAACACAGCGTTTGTCGGATTTCATGAAAATGCTCCACGCGCTCCAACTATTCCAACCGGAAACCTCTATCATGATATCGAGCCGGGTATTGGAGCATTAATCTGTGACGATCCCCTTCCATTAATTGTCGAAGGTGGAACGACTGTGCAAAATCTTTGGCCGCGAGTTGCCACCCGTAATAACGTTGTTCACATGGTAGTTGCTGAAGGTAACCTTGCAGCTGGTTCAGCCCAACGACAATGGTATTATCGTGGCACTTACAACCATCAGTTAACGACTGTCACTTGGGGACAACCGATTCAAATACCAGGTTCGACCCTTAACATTGCTGCTGAGGTGACTGCTTCAAGAGTATCGAACCGTGCCGCAGTTGCTTGGATGCGACCCGTCGATATGGATTTCAATCCACCGCCAACAACCTACACACAAGTAAACAACAATGTCGTTTATGCTGAATCGCAGGATGGCAGTACTTGGGATTTTAACAATTTCCGCTATATGACACATTGGCGGTTACCGAACTATTCCCTCTATCCCGATACGATGGCGGCCTGTCGCGACACCTTCCGTGCGTACAACGACATCAGTTTGTTGTATGATGCCAGTGATGTTTTGCATGCGGTCTTTACAACCAATCTTTACTATGCTGTCTCCACGACCACCACATACACCTATGTCTTCGGTCATATCTGGCACTGGCGGAGCGACGAACCATTTGTATTGCGGATGGTTGCTGATGGTGGCAATCTCGATACCGAACTACGGGCAAATCCTGGCGCATGGAACCGTACTGCTCATCGTGGTTCTCTCTCGTTGGGTGCAAACGGTAATCTCTATTGCACCTTTGCCGCTACCTACGACCCGTTAGATACTGCAGCTACCTTAAACGATGTCGCCCTCAACGGTTATCCCAAT
This sequence is a window from bacterium. Protein-coding genes within it:
- a CDS encoding T9SS type A sorting domain-containing protein; the protein is MNTRHLLFTLVFTLSTLLPIIANSAPTVARVDPHHYDKLITGEEPLPSWDLLPNDRLPDPPPMLDTIGSVFRAGRTWYDLQHNGTCGRMIAKDSLGFVHMVWMRGFDSAAVTRHISYNVFNTATSAFTLGANGTQVPPQTVTRSGFTSMGLLQNTAFVGFHENAPRAPTIPTGNLYHDIEPGIGALICDDPLPLIVEGGTTVQNLWPRVATRNNVVHMVVAEGNLAAGSAQRQWYYRGTYNHQLTTVTWGQPIQIPGSTLNIAAEVTASRVSNRAAVAWMRPVDMDFNPPPTTYTQVNNNVVYAESQDGSTWDFNNFRYMTHWRLPNYSLYPDTMAACRDTFRAYNDISLLYDASDVLHAVFTTNLYYAVSTTTTYTYVFGHIWHWRSDEPFVLRMVADGGNLDTELRANPGAWNRTAHRGSLSLGANGNLYCTFAATYDPLDTAATLNDVALNGYPNYDVYVTVSTDGGRRWSTATNITATHTPGAAAGACRSENWPSSNQLADNFVHITYVTDYDAGTPLQSEGVWTNNDFNYHRVPVTSIPTTPLLPERNLLVGEMRAVLQNHNNGEVFLIGVRDTILWSRIGLQGNVRFDLNRNYPSGTWETIVPDSLNDTVRVWTVTGPNTNFARLRVMSVLDQTVGDTCDANFVIFSAPTLRVTRPNGGERWEPYSDQPITFVRDNCPGMVRIKLNRNYPNGEWEVLGQTLNDSIHYNSYPLSTPNACVKVARFTDTTVFDVSDSLFIILGVSAGEVNNSLPKQYRLTGVYPNPFNATTDVLYEVPTASHVRIDLYDATGRIVKTLSDGYQAAGRNRITWTAEHQPSGIYFIRMTTTNHTFITKAVLLR